A single region of the Plasmodium malariae genome assembly, chromosome: 7 genome encodes:
- the PmUG01_07051200 gene encoding fam-m protein — translation MVYNMEQIIKLKLCIKFSAFIILASIYHFSSDIMLNKSLNVKWNLDSISEAIHYRLLAKYKKDQDSNTVGLTEDISNSMKCKKINIYNNEKLTKGKNKQSNGNLLNKQQYYTEIIDYNNGMFDGKHFHFQKKWIKKKDFDDFVEKKRRICDIDLKKIKFRNYGFGFTLFFIFLFLGIGIPISPGLTFLKVEWETIKVNPLGNFFYDITCKLKEFLKMHPYAILYSIFIVILSVILIIAIYKILRNNEKYEKIKLMSE, via the exons ATGGTCTATAACATGGAGCAAATAATTAAACTAAAATTATGCATTAAATTTTCTGCGTTTATAATTTTAGCTTCGATATATCATTTTAGCAGTGAT ataatGCTTAACAAATCTTTGAATGTGAAATGGAATCTCGATAGTATATCAGAAGCAATACATTATCGACTACTAgccaaatataaaaaggatcAGGATTCAAACACAGTAGGTTTAACAGAAGATATATCAAATAGTATGAAATgcaagaaaataaatatatataataatgaaaaattgacCAAAGGTAAAAACAAACAGTCAAACGGAAATTTACTAAATAAGCAGCAATACTACACGGAAAttatagattataataatggaatgtttgatggaaaacattttcattttcaaaaaaaatggataaaaaaaaaagattttgaTGATTTTGTTGAAAAAAAGAGGAGAATTTGTGATATagatttaaagaaaataaaatttaggaATTACGGTTTTGGTTTtactctattttttatttttttattcctggGAATAGGAATACCAATATCACCAGGATTAACATTTTTGAAAGTTGAATGGGAAACAATTAAAGTGAATCCATtaggtaattttttttatgatattacATGTAAGTTgaaagaatttttaaaaatgcatCCTTATGCTATACTTTATAGCATTTTTATCGTTATATTATCTGTTATACTTATAATAGCAATTTATAagattttaagaaataatgaaaaatatgaaaaaattaagttaatgTCTgagtaa